The proteins below come from a single Prolixibacter sp. NT017 genomic window:
- the rpsJ gene encoding 30S ribosomal protein S10: MSQKIRIKLKSYDHNLVDKSAEKIVKTVKTTGAVVSGPIPLPTHRRVFTVLRSTFVNKKSREQFELSSYKRLIDIYSSTAKTIDALMKLELPSGVEVEIKV, encoded by the coding sequence ATGAGTCAAAAAATTCGGATAAAGCTGAAATCTTACGATCATAACTTGGTCGACAAATCAGCAGAAAAGATCGTAAAAACAGTGAAGACTACCGGTGCAGTAGTGAGCGGTCCTATACCGCTTCCTACTCATCGTCGCGTTTTTACTGTATTGCGGTCAACCTTCGTAAATAAAAAATCGAGGGAGCAGTTTGAATTGTCGTCGTACAAGCGATTGATCGACATTTACAGTTCAACTGCGAAAACAATCGATGCCCTGATGAAGCTCGAGCTTCCCAGCGGTGTTGAGGTTGAAATTAAAGTTTGA
- the rpsG gene encoding 30S ribosomal protein S7, which translates to MRKSKPKKRILLPDPKFNDTLVTRFVNDLMRDGKKTTAFKIFYDALAIVDERMKDNELSSLDIFKKALQNITPQVEVKSRRVGGATFQVPMEIRGERKTAISIRNLILFARKRSGKSMAEKLSAEIMAAFNEEGGAFKRKEDTHRMAEANRAFAHFRF; encoded by the coding sequence ATGAGGAAGTCAAAACCAAAGAAGAGGATTCTGTTGCCAGATCCGAAATTCAATGACACACTGGTAACCCGGTTTGTAAATGACTTGATGCGTGATGGTAAGAAAACCACTGCATTCAAAATTTTCTACGATGCCCTGGCGATAGTAGATGAGCGGATGAAAGACAACGAACTTTCGTCTCTCGATATTTTCAAAAAAGCCCTTCAGAACATTACACCTCAGGTAGAGGTAAAAAGTAGGCGAGTAGGAGGGGCAACCTTCCAGGTGCCGATGGAAATCCGTGGCGAACGTAAGACCGCGATTTCAATCCGTAACCTGATTCTTTTCGCACGCAAACGCTCAGGTAAATCGATGGCAGAGAAATTATCTGCTGAAATCATGGCAGCATTTAACGAAGAAGGTGGAGCTTTCAAAAGGAAAGAAGATACCCACCGTATGGCAGAAGCGAACCGTGCATTTGCACACTTCCGTTTCTAA
- the rpsL gene encoding 30S ribosomal protein S12, which translates to MPTIQQLVRKGRKQINEKSKSPALDACPQRRGVCVRVYTTTPKKPNSAMRKVARVRLTNGKEVNAYIPGEGHNLQEHSIVLVRGGRVKDLPGVRYHLIRGALDTAGVEGRTQRRSKYGAKRPKK; encoded by the coding sequence ATGCCTACTATTCAACAGTTAGTACGTAAAGGGAGAAAGCAGATTAACGAGAAGAGTAAGTCTCCCGCGCTGGACGCTTGTCCGCAACGTCGTGGCGTTTGTGTGCGTGTGTACACGACTACGCCGAAGAAGCCGAACTCAGCAATGCGTAAAGTTGCCAGGGTAAGGTTAACCAATGGTAAAGAAGTAAACGCTTACATTCCGGGTGAAGGACACAACCTGCAGGAGCACTCTATCGTGCTGGTGCGTGGTGGTCGTGTAAAAGACCTTCCTGGTGTACGTTACCACTTGATTCGTGGTGCGCTCGATACAGCCGGAGTAGAAGGTCGTACGCAGCGTCGTTCGAAATACGGTGCTAAACGTCCGAAGAAATAA
- the rplB gene encoding 50S ribosomal protein L2 — MAVRKLKPVTPGQRHKIIGAFDTVTTDTPEKSLLKPIKKTGGRNNTGKMTMRYIGGGHKRKYRVIDFKRDKDGIPAKVHSVQYDPNRTARIALLVYADGEKRYILAPNGLREGQTVISGESVAPEVGNSLPLANIPLGTIVHNIELHPGQGGVMARSAGSYAQLTSREGRYVIVKLPSGESRMVLTACRATVGTVGNTDHALERSGKAGRSRWLGRRPRVRGVAMNPVDHPMGGGEGRSSGGHPRSRKGVLAKGYKTRAKKKASNKYIVERRKK; from the coding sequence ATGGCAGTTAGAAAATTAAAACCTGTAACACCGGGTCAAAGGCACAAAATCATTGGTGCCTTTGATACCGTTACGACAGACACACCTGAGAAATCATTGTTAAAGCCCATTAAAAAAACCGGTGGGCGTAATAACACCGGTAAGATGACAATGAGGTATATAGGTGGCGGGCATAAGCGGAAGTACCGTGTTATCGACTTTAAGCGCGATAAGGATGGTATTCCCGCTAAAGTGCATTCTGTACAGTACGATCCGAATCGTACCGCACGTATTGCTCTTTTAGTTTACGCTGATGGAGAAAAACGTTACATCCTCGCCCCGAACGGTCTTCGTGAAGGCCAAACCGTTATTTCGGGAGAAAGCGTTGCTCCGGAAGTTGGAAACTCCCTTCCGTTAGCCAATATACCTTTGGGTACCATCGTTCACAACATTGAGTTGCATCCCGGACAAGGCGGCGTCATGGCTCGTTCGGCTGGTTCGTATGCGCAGCTTACTTCTCGTGAAGGAAGGTACGTGATTGTCAAATTACCTTCAGGCGAATCCCGTATGGTTCTTACTGCTTGCCGTGCAACGGTAGGTACAGTTGGAAACACCGATCATGCGCTTGAAAGATCAGGTAAAGCCGGTCGAAGCCGCTGGCTTGGTCGTCGTCCGCGAGTTCGCGGAGTAGCTATGAACCCAGTCGATCACCCAATGGGTGGTGGAGAAGGACGCTCTTCGGGTGGACACCCAAGATCGCGTAAAGGCGTTCTGGCTAAGGGTTATAAAACCCGCGCTAAGAAGAAGGCTTCGAATAAGTACATTGTTGAACGTAGGAAAAAGTAA
- the rplD gene encoding 50S ribosomal protein L4, with protein MEIAILNTAGKETGRSIELVDSIYAVEPSDHAIYLDVKQYLANQRQGTHKSKERGEITGSTRKLKRQKGTGTARAGSIKSPIFRGGGRAFGPQPRNYGFKLNKKLKALARKSALTYKAKSNDIVVMEDFNFEAPKTKEFVAIQNNLAVADKKSLIVLSEANKNIYLSSRNLQNAEVVTASELSTYKIMHAKKVVLVESSVKAMEEMFKI; from the coding sequence ATGGAAATTGCAATCTTAAATACAGCAGGAAAAGAAACCGGAAGAAGCATAGAGTTGGTTGATTCTATCTATGCTGTTGAACCTAGCGATCACGCCATTTACCTTGATGTAAAACAGTACCTGGCCAATCAGCGTCAGGGTACCCACAAGTCGAAGGAACGTGGTGAGATTACCGGTTCGACCCGTAAGCTAAAGCGTCAGAAAGGTACAGGTACAGCCCGTGCGGGTAGTATCAAGTCGCCTATTTTCCGTGGCGGAGGTCGTGCATTTGGACCACAGCCGCGCAACTATGGTTTCAAGCTGAACAAAAAGCTGAAAGCATTGGCCCGTAAATCGGCTCTGACCTATAAAGCAAAAAGCAACGATATCGTGGTAATGGAAGACTTCAATTTCGAAGCGCCAAAAACCAAGGAGTTTGTTGCTATTCAGAACAATCTGGCGGTGGCTGATAAAAAGTCGCTGATTGTTTTATCTGAAGCAAATAAAAACATATATTTGTCATCCAGAAATTTACAGAACGCCGAAGTTGTAACTGCTTCTGAATTAAGCACATATAAAATTATGCATGCTAAAAAAGTGGTTTTAGTGGAGAGTTCTGTGAAGGCAATGGAGGAAATGTTTAAGATTTAA
- the rplW gene encoding 50S ribosomal protein L23, translated as MMVDILIRPIVTEKMTDQAETFNRFGFVVDRRANKQQIKKAVEDLYGVKVASVNTMVYPGKTKSRYTKSGVLTGKTNSYKKAVVTLVEGDTIDFYSNI; from the coding sequence ATGATGGTTGATATTCTGATTCGCCCCATTGTAACCGAAAAAATGACTGACCAGGCGGAAACGTTTAACCGCTTCGGTTTTGTTGTTGATCGCAGGGCAAATAAACAGCAGATTAAAAAGGCTGTAGAAGATCTCTATGGCGTTAAGGTTGCCTCCGTAAATACCATGGTCTATCCGGGCAAAACCAAATCACGCTATACAAAAAGCGGTGTTCTGACTGGTAAGACCAACTCGTATAAAAAGGCAGTCGTTACTTTGGTAGAAGGTGACACTATTGATTTTTACAGCAATATCTAA
- the fusA gene encoding elongation factor G has protein sequence MARDLKNTRNIGIMAHIDAGKTTATERILFYTGRTHRIGEVHDGAATMDWMEQEQERGITITSAATFTEWKYNDIVHQINIIDTPGHVDFTVEVERSLRVLDGAIATFCAVGGVEAQSETVWRQAVKYGVPRMGFVNKMDRSGADFFKVVGEVKEKLGANPVPLQIPIGSEETFKGVVDLISMKAIVWHDETMGAAYDIEEIPADLVDQANEYREKLVEAVAEQDEELMEKFFEDPDSISVEEMKGVIRKATIAGDIVPMLCGSAFKNKGIQTLLNAVCAYLPSPIDVGAVKGYKPGTEEVIMREPKADEPLTALAFKIATDPYVGRLCFIRVYSGTLDAGSYVMNTRTGKKERISRLYQMHSNKQQPRDAVEAGDICAAVGFKDIRTGDTLCAVDKPIQLESITFPEPVIGVAVEPKTQKDLDKLSNGLAKLAEEDPTFVVQTDEDSGQTVIRGMGELHLEIIVDRLKREFKVECNQGAPQVAYKEAITETVELRETYKKQTGGRGKFADVIVKVGPVDEGHSGLQFENAVKGGNIPKEFIPSVEKGFKDAMVNGPLAGFPVENLKVTLLDGSFHPVDSDQLSFEVAGRQAFKNAASKAKPVLLEPIMKVEVVTPDEYMGDIVSDMNRRRGQVESMDSKLGARVVKASVPLSEQFGYVTVLRTLSSGRATSSMEFSHYAEVPKNIALEVLENVKGRTDLL, from the coding sequence ATGGCAAGGGATTTAAAAAATACAAGAAATATAGGCATCATGGCCCACATTGATGCCGGCAAAACCACTGCCACCGAAAGGATTTTGTTCTATACCGGTCGTACCCACCGAATTGGTGAGGTTCACGACGGTGCAGCTACAATGGACTGGATGGAGCAGGAACAGGAGCGTGGTATTACCATTACTTCGGCTGCAACATTTACCGAGTGGAAGTATAACGATATTGTTCATCAGATTAACATTATCGATACTCCCGGACACGTTGACTTCACTGTAGAGGTTGAGCGTTCGCTGCGTGTACTCGATGGTGCTATTGCAACTTTCTGCGCCGTTGGCGGTGTAGAAGCCCAGTCGGAAACTGTATGGCGTCAGGCTGTAAAATATGGTGTTCCGCGTATGGGATTTGTTAACAAGATGGACCGTTCGGGAGCCGACTTCTTCAAGGTTGTTGGTGAGGTGAAAGAAAAACTGGGTGCAAATCCGGTTCCGCTTCAGATTCCGATTGGTTCCGAAGAAACATTCAAAGGTGTTGTTGACCTGATTTCGATGAAAGCCATTGTATGGCATGACGAAACCATGGGCGCGGCATACGATATTGAAGAAATTCCGGCTGACCTGGTTGACCAGGCAAACGAATATCGTGAGAAGCTGGTTGAAGCAGTCGCCGAACAGGACGAGGAGCTGATGGAGAAATTCTTCGAAGATCCGGACAGTATTTCTGTTGAGGAGATGAAGGGGGTTATCCGTAAAGCGACTATTGCTGGCGATATCGTTCCGATGCTTTGCGGTTCAGCTTTCAAAAATAAAGGTATTCAGACACTACTGAACGCTGTTTGTGCTTACCTGCCCAGTCCAATCGATGTTGGTGCAGTAAAAGGTTACAAGCCGGGTACTGAAGAAGTGATTATGCGTGAGCCGAAAGCTGATGAGCCGCTGACCGCACTTGCATTTAAAATCGCTACCGACCCGTACGTAGGTCGTCTTTGCTTTATCCGTGTATATTCAGGAACGCTGGATGCCGGTTCGTATGTAATGAACACCCGTACCGGTAAAAAAGAGCGTATTTCTCGTCTGTACCAGATGCACTCCAACAAGCAGCAACCGCGTGACGCTGTTGAGGCCGGAGATATTTGTGCAGCCGTTGGTTTCAAAGACATCCGCACCGGAGATACCCTGTGTGCTGTTGATAAACCTATTCAGCTTGAGTCTATCACCTTCCCGGAACCGGTTATTGGTGTGGCTGTTGAGCCGAAGACTCAGAAGGACTTGGACAAACTGTCTAACGGTTTGGCTAAGCTGGCTGAAGAAGACCCGACTTTCGTTGTACAAACTGACGAAGACAGCGGACAGACAGTTATTCGTGGTATGGGTGAGCTTCACCTGGAAATTATCGTCGATCGTCTGAAACGCGAATTCAAGGTTGAGTGTAACCAGGGAGCACCTCAGGTTGCCTACAAGGAAGCGATTACCGAAACTGTTGAGTTGCGTGAGACCTACAAGAAGCAGACTGGTGGTCGTGGTAAATTTGCGGACGTTATTGTTAAAGTTGGCCCGGTTGATGAAGGTCACTCAGGTCTGCAGTTCGAGAACGCAGTAAAAGGTGGAAACATTCCGAAGGAATTTATCCCGTCTGTTGAGAAGGGTTTCAAAGATGCTATGGTGAACGGTCCGTTGGCTGGTTTCCCGGTAGAGAATTTGAAAGTTACCTTGCTCGACGGTTCGTTCCACCCGGTTGACTCCGACCAGTTGTCGTTTGAGGTTGCCGGTCGCCAGGCATTCAAAAATGCTGCTTCGAAAGCGAAACCAGTATTGCTTGAGCCGATTATGAAGGTAGAGGTTGTTACACCGGACGAATATATGGGTGACATTGTTTCCGATATGAACCGTCGTCGTGGTCAAGTTGAGAGCATGGACTCTAAACTGGGTGCCCGCGTGGTGAAAGCATCTGTTCCGCTTTCAGAACAATTCGGATACGTTACTGTACTCCGTACTTTGTCTTCTGGTCGCGCAACTTCTTCGATGGAATTCTCGCATTACGCTGAGGTTCCGAAGAACATCGCACTTGAGGTTCTGGAAAATGTTAAAGGAAGAACTGATCTGTTATAA
- a CDS encoding peptidase domain-containing ABC transporter: MQRFPFFKQLDAMDCGPSCLRMIAKHYGKNFSLQTLRDRSYLTREGVSMLGISDAAESIGMRSIGARVSFEQLTEQVPLPCIVHWKQEHFVVVYKIKKGKIYVADPAYGLLKYSVNEFMKGWTGSTDTENAKGLCLLLEPTPDFYNIEDEKTDKSSFRFLFAYLKPYKKYLVQLALGLFLGSVFQLIFPFLTQSMVDVGINNRNMGFVTLVLVAQLVLFISQTTVEFIRNWILLHLTTRINISLISDFLVKLMRLPIGFFDTKMIGDMMQRIGDHVRIEQFLTNQSLNVLFSMFNLVVFSIVLAIYSWQILAIFLIGSILYVVWILFFMKKRRELDFRRFSQLADNQSKLIELITGMQEIKLNNSEKQKRWEWERIQARLFRVNVQRLSLTQTQTIGSGFVNQLKNILVSFFSAKLVIDGQMTLGAMVAVSYIIGQMNAPIEGLMNFFQTAQDAKISLERLGEIHEKEDEEKAEDPKITVFPENKEITIDGVHFQYEGPHSPMVLKDISLHVPAEKTTAIVGMSGSGKTTLIKLMLGFYQPVKGDIHLGDIQLRNFSSRLWRDKCGVVMQDGFIFSDTIINNIAVGQDIIDRERMLHAVRMANIQDYIESLPLGYNTKIGQEGVGLSQGQKQRILLARAIYKDPDFIFLDEATNALDANNEKIIMENMEEFYKGRTVVVVAHRLSTVKNADQIVVLEKGAIVERGTHNELIAKKGQYFHLVKNQLELGA, encoded by the coding sequence ATGCAGCGATTTCCCTTCTTTAAGCAATTGGATGCCATGGACTGTGGTCCGTCGTGCCTCCGGATGATTGCCAAACATTACGGGAAAAATTTTTCACTTCAAACCCTGAGGGACCGAAGTTACCTGACTCGCGAAGGCGTATCCATGCTGGGAATATCGGATGCGGCCGAATCGATTGGTATGCGTTCTATCGGGGCGCGAGTCTCCTTTGAGCAGTTGACGGAGCAGGTTCCGTTGCCTTGTATTGTTCATTGGAAGCAGGAGCATTTCGTCGTTGTATATAAAATCAAAAAAGGAAAGATTTACGTAGCCGATCCGGCGTATGGTTTGCTGAAATATTCGGTAAACGAATTTATGAAAGGATGGACCGGCTCGACAGATACAGAGAATGCCAAAGGGCTTTGTTTGCTCCTGGAACCGACTCCCGATTTTTATAATATCGAAGATGAGAAGACGGATAAATCTTCGTTCCGGTTCCTGTTTGCCTATCTGAAGCCGTATAAGAAATACCTGGTACAGCTGGCGCTGGGGTTATTCCTGGGAAGTGTCTTCCAGTTGATTTTCCCGTTCCTGACCCAATCGATGGTCGACGTGGGTATCAATAACCGGAACATGGGATTTGTTACCCTGGTTCTGGTTGCCCAGCTCGTATTGTTTATATCGCAAACTACCGTAGAATTTATCCGCAACTGGATATTATTGCACCTCACGACACGTATCAATATTTCACTGATATCGGACTTTCTGGTGAAGCTGATGCGGTTGCCTATCGGCTTTTTCGATACGAAAATGATAGGAGATATGATGCAGCGTATCGGCGATCATGTCAGGATAGAACAATTTCTGACCAACCAGTCGCTGAACGTGCTTTTCTCCATGTTCAACCTGGTGGTTTTCTCCATCGTGCTGGCCATTTATAGCTGGCAGATTCTCGCTATTTTCCTTATCGGAAGTATCCTATACGTAGTCTGGATTCTCTTTTTCATGAAAAAGCGCCGGGAGCTCGATTTTCGTCGTTTTTCGCAGTTGGCCGACAACCAGAGCAAGTTGATTGAGTTGATAACCGGAATGCAGGAAATCAAACTCAATAATAGCGAAAAGCAGAAGCGCTGGGAGTGGGAGCGCATTCAGGCCCGGTTGTTTCGGGTGAATGTACAGCGGTTATCGCTTACGCAGACGCAGACGATCGGTTCTGGCTTTGTCAACCAGTTGAAGAATATTCTGGTTTCGTTCTTTTCAGCAAAGTTGGTTATTGATGGTCAGATGACGCTTGGTGCGATGGTTGCTGTTTCGTATATCATCGGTCAGATGAATGCCCCGATTGAAGGATTGATGAACTTCTTCCAGACAGCGCAGGATGCGAAGATTTCGCTGGAGCGGTTGGGTGAAATTCACGAAAAGGAAGATGAGGAAAAAGCTGAAGACCCCAAGATTACGGTTTTCCCGGAAAACAAAGAGATAACCATCGATGGTGTTCACTTCCAGTACGAAGGGCCACATTCACCCATGGTGCTTAAGGATATTAGTTTGCATGTGCCAGCCGAAAAAACGACAGCAATCGTGGGGATGAGCGGAAGTGGAAAAACGACGCTTATCAAGTTAATGTTGGGTTTTTATCAGCCGGTAAAAGGCGACATTCATTTAGGCGATATTCAGCTGCGAAACTTTTCCAGCCGCTTGTGGCGCGACAAGTGCGGAGTGGTCATGCAGGACGGATTTATTTTTTCGGATACCATTATTAATAATATAGCCGTTGGCCAGGATATTATCGACAGGGAGCGAATGCTGCACGCTGTCAGGATGGCCAATATTCAGGACTACATCGAATCACTGCCTCTTGGTTACAATACTAAAATTGGACAGGAAGGTGTAGGATTGTCGCAGGGACAGAAGCAACGTATTTTGCTGGCCCGTGCCATTTACAAAGACCCCGATTTTATTTTCCTCGATGAGGCAACCAATGCGTTGGATGCCAACAACGAAAAAATCATCATGGAAAACATGGAGGAGTTCTATAAAGGAAGAACAGTGGTTGTCGTGGCTCACCGGTTAAGCACGGTGAAGAACGCCGATCAGATTGTCGTGCTTGAAAAAGGGGCGATTGTAGAGCGGGGAACGCACAATGAATTGATTGCTAAAAAAGGACAATATTTCCATCTGGTGAAAAACCAGTTGGAGTTGGGAGCCTGA
- a CDS encoding HlyD family secretion protein has product MEIRSEEVQDILGRMPAWITRNGTTLVFVVVVLLFVGSWFFKYPDIITSPIVVTTENPPANIVARVDGKITQLYVKDKEHVEKGQRIALLENPANFDDVLDLEKHLRWLSPFFIDFDLKKQTVFKDSYTLGTIQPKYTAFLKLYNDYLHFSERNYYPEKINALQDQVGVYRMYYDRQWSRRKVVAEDLGLAEQKFKRDSLLYNKGVLSLAEYQTSKQTLLNKQYDFEGVRTTLAETQMKILDLQQSVIDMQNKYDQEKKGLQLSLEEAYNNLRGEIGVWELNYLMKAPIDGNATFTKFWSVNQNVTKGENVFTIVPDKPSRIIGKVKLQIQGSGKVKVGQKVNIKFANYPYMEYGMVEGRVDKISEVPNDNYYSCEVNLPNGLVTNYGTKLDFNHEISGTAEIITEDRRLIQRLFDPIKSIFRERVAR; this is encoded by the coding sequence TTGGAAATCAGAAGCGAGGAAGTTCAGGATATTCTTGGACGGATGCCTGCGTGGATTACGCGAAACGGCACAACGCTGGTTTTTGTGGTGGTTGTGTTGCTTTTTGTAGGTAGCTGGTTCTTCAAATATCCCGATATTATTACCTCTCCCATTGTGGTTACCACCGAAAATCCGCCGGCTAATATAGTGGCTCGTGTCGATGGGAAAATCACGCAGTTGTACGTAAAAGATAAGGAGCATGTTGAAAAAGGGCAGCGGATTGCGTTGTTGGAAAATCCGGCCAATTTCGACGATGTGCTGGATTTGGAAAAGCACTTGCGTTGGTTGTCGCCATTCTTCATTGACTTCGATTTGAAGAAGCAAACCGTTTTCAAGGATAGTTATACGCTTGGTACCATTCAACCGAAGTATACGGCCTTTCTGAAGTTATACAATGATTACCTCCATTTCTCCGAGCGTAATTATTATCCCGAAAAAATTAATGCACTGCAGGACCAGGTAGGAGTTTACCGGATGTACTACGACCGGCAGTGGAGCCGCCGGAAAGTGGTTGCGGAAGATTTGGGACTGGCGGAACAGAAGTTTAAGCGCGATTCACTGCTATATAATAAAGGTGTGTTATCGCTGGCTGAATATCAAACCTCCAAGCAGACGTTGCTGAATAAGCAATACGATTTTGAAGGTGTCCGGACAACGCTGGCCGAAACCCAGATGAAAATTCTGGATTTGCAACAGTCGGTCATCGACATGCAGAACAAATACGACCAGGAGAAAAAAGGGTTACAGCTTTCGCTGGAAGAAGCCTACAATAACCTCCGGGGCGAAATTGGTGTATGGGAGTTGAATTACTTAATGAAAGCGCCCATTGATGGCAACGCCACCTTCACTAAGTTTTGGAGTGTGAACCAGAATGTGACGAAGGGCGAGAATGTGTTTACGATTGTTCCCGATAAACCCAGTCGCATTATTGGTAAAGTGAAATTGCAGATACAGGGATCGGGAAAAGTGAAGGTAGGACAGAAAGTCAACATTAAATTTGCCAATTATCCGTACATGGAATATGGTATGGTTGAAGGTCGTGTCGATAAAATCTCGGAAGTCCCGAATGATAACTACTATTCATGTGAGGTTAATTTGCCCAACGGCCTGGTGACTAACTATGGAACGAAGCTCGATTTTAATCACGAGATTTCCGGCACAGCCGAGATTATTACCGAAGATCGTCGTTTGATACAACGACTCTTCGATCCTATCAAATCCATCTTCCGCGAACGCGTGGCACGCTAG
- the rplC gene encoding 50S ribosomal protein L3 has protein sequence MPGLIGKKIGMTSVFSVEGKNIPCTVIEAGPCVVTQVKTIDTDGYEAIQLGFQDKKEKHSTKAELGHYKKAGTSPKRKVVEFNGFDEELKLGDTVTVDIIQEESWVDIQGISKGKGFQGVVKRHGFGGVGQSTHGQHNRLRAPGSIGAASYPARVFKGLRMAGRDGGKTVTVENLKVLKVIPEKNLLIVKGSVPGAKGSYLIIAQ, from the coding sequence ATGCCAGGATTAATTGGAAAGAAAATCGGAATGACTTCCGTATTCAGTGTTGAGGGGAAAAACATCCCATGCACTGTGATTGAGGCTGGTCCCTGTGTTGTTACCCAGGTTAAAACCATCGATACTGATGGTTACGAAGCAATTCAGCTGGGTTTTCAGGACAAAAAGGAAAAGCACAGCACAAAAGCTGAACTTGGCCATTATAAAAAGGCCGGTACCAGTCCTAAACGCAAAGTAGTCGAATTCAATGGATTCGATGAAGAGCTCAAGCTTGGCGATACCGTAACTGTTGACATTATCCAGGAAGAAAGCTGGGTCGATATTCAGGGTATCTCAAAAGGTAAAGGTTTTCAAGGGGTAGTTAAGCGTCATGGTTTTGGCGGTGTTGGACAATCCACACATGGTCAGCATAACCGTCTGCGTGCACCGGGTTCTATCGGAGCTGCTTCTTATCCTGCTCGTGTATTTAAAGGTCTGCGTATGGCCGGACGCGATGGAGGTAAGACAGTAACAGTAGAGAACCTGAAAGTGCTGAAGGTTATCCCAGAGAAAAATCTCTTGATTGTTAAAGGTTCCGTACCCGGAGCCAAAGGTTCATACTTAATCATTGCACAGTAA